The region TTCTCTTAATCGCCGTTTTGTTGGCCGTGGCGTTGCTCTACGGACTGACGGTCGCCACCGGCAGCAGTAGCCGGATTGCCGATTATTTCTGGTGGATTATCGTCTTGTGCGGCCTGCTGATGCTGGTGTTGTCGGCGGTGTTGGTGCGCTATGTGCTGCTGCTCATGCGCGACAGCAAAAACGGCGTGTTCGGCTCGCAAATCGCCCGCCGCTTGTCGGGTATGTTTACCTTGGTGGCGGTGTTGCCGAGTGTGTTTTTATTCGGTATTTCCGCCCAGTTTATTAATGGCACGATTAATTCTTGGTTCGGCAACGACACCGAAGAAGCGCTGGAGCGCAGTTTAAACTTGAGCAAATCGGCCTTGGATTTGGCGGTGGATAATGCCGTCAGTAATGCCACACCGATTCAGATTGATTTAATCAGCGCATCATCTTTAGGCAATGATCTGGGCAATGCGCTGGCTGCCGCTTCAAATGCCGACGATTTCACCCAATTGGCCTTGTATAACCTGAGCCAAGACCGTTTTGAAAAAGTCATCAATCCGCAAAACCTGAACCAGCCGAAAATCGATAAGGCCGGGCAAGAGCAATTGCAGCAGGCCGGCTCGCTGCGCAGCTTGGAAAACATCGGCAATATGTTGTATGCGCAGGGTTGGTTGTCGATTGGGGATTACAATAATCAGGAATATGCCTTTTTCTTCCGCCAGCCGATTCCGCAGAATGTGGCGCAGGATGCAACCCTGATTGAGTCGGCGCGTGCGAAATATGCCGAATTGAGCTATGCTAAGCAAGGCCTGCAAACTTTCTTTTTGGTGACTTTGTTGGTGGCGGCGTTACTGGCGATTTTCTTGGCCTTGGTGATGGCCTTGTATTTTGCCCGCCGCTTTGTCGAGCCGATTTTATCGCTGGCAGAAGGGGCCAGGGCAGTGGCGCAGGGCGATTTCAGCCAGAAGCGTCCGGTGTACCGCAACGACGAATTCGGCCGCTTGACGCATTTGTTCAACCACATGACCCAGCAGTTGGCAATTGCCAAAGATGTGGACGAACGCAGCCGCCTGCAACAGGAGGCCGCCCGCCATTATTTGGAATGCGTGCTGGAAAGCCTGACCACCGGCGTGATTACCTTGGATGCAGAAGGCCGTCTGAAAACCTTTAATAAATCCGCCGAACACATTTTAGGCGTGTCGCTGGTGCCGTTGTGGGGCAGTAATTGGCACGATTGGCGCGGGCGGTCGCCGCAGCAGACTTTGCTGGCGGATGTGTTTGCCGCGATTGAAGCTACCGCCGGCACCAATAAGCCAGTGCAGGTGGAATATGCCGCGCCCGATGACGCGCGGATTCTGCTTGGTAAAGCCACGCTTTTACCGGAAGACAACGACGGCGGTTTGGTGATGGTGATTGACGATGTGACTCTGCTTATGCGTGCGCAAAAAGAAGCGGCATGGGGCGAGGTGGCTAAGCGTTTGGCACACGAAATCCGCAATCCGCTGACGCCGATTCAATTGTCCGCCGAAAGATTGGCATGGAAATTGCATGATAAGTTGGATGGGCAACACGCTCAGATTCTGACCCGCTCAACCGATACCATCGTCAAGCAGGTGGCCGCGCTGAAAGAAATGGTGGAAGCCTTCCGCAACTATGCCCGCGCGCCGTCGTTAAGTCTGGAAAAACACGATTTGAATACTTTGGTAGAAGAAGTATTGGTACTGTATGAAGGCAGCGCGTGTACATTTGCTGCCAAATTCAGTAATATAGAGTTATTCATCCGTGCAGATACCACCGCCATGCGGCAGGTGTTGCACAATATATTTAAAAATGCGGCTGAAGCGGCAGGAAGCGACCCGAATCCACAGGTAAACATCGAAACTGCCTTGAGTGACGATGGGCAGGCCGTTTTGACCGTTTGCAACAACGGCAAAAGCTTCAGCAAAGAAATGTTGCATAATGCCTTTGAGCCTTATGTGACCGATAAACCGACAGGTACAGGGCTGGGTTTGCCTGTGGTAAAGAAAATTATTGAAGAGCACGGCGGCCGTATCAATTTGAGCAATCAGACCGCCGGTGGTGCATGTGTCAAAATAGTGTTACCCCAACTGGTAGAAACTTATGCGCAGCAGTGATATTTTAATTGTAGACGATGAAGTAGGAATCCGTGATTTACTGTCGGAAATCCTCCAAGACGAAGGTTATACCGTGACTTTGGCCGAAAATGCCGAGGAAGCGCGCCAATTGCGCCACCAAACCCGTCCGGCCATGGTTTTGCTGGATATTTGGATGCCTGATTGCGACGGCATTACTTTGCTGAAAGAGTGGGCGAAAAACGGCCAACTGAATATGCCGGTGGTGATGATGAGTGGCCATGCCAGCATTGACACGGCGGTTGAGGCCACCAAAATCGGCGCATTGGATTTCTTGGAAAAACCGATTGCCCTGCAAAAGCTGCTGTCCACCGTTGATCGCGCCTTGAAACACGGCGAAATGCAGGCGGCTGCCGGTTTGTCTCTAGACCGACTGGGCAATAGTCCGGTGATTCAGGAATTGAATCAGAAACTGGATGCCGCTTCCAAACAAAGCGGGCCGGTATTGCTGACCGGTGAAGCCGGTTCGCCGTTTGAATGGGTGGCGCGCTACTTCCACAAAAACGGCACGCCTTGGGCGGAGCCGGGCAAAGTCGAGCATATTGTCGATACGCCGCTCGAATTGCTGCAAAAAGCCAGCGGCGGCATTTTGTATGTCGGCGACATCTCGCAATACAGCAGAAACATTCAAAACGGCATTGTATTCTTGTTGGGCAAGGCCGACCGCTATAACGTGCGCATCGTGGCGGCCAGCAGCCGCTCGGCGGAAGAATTGGTCGAATCGGCCACGGCAGATAATAAATTGCCGAGCTTGTTATCCAAAATTATTGTCGGTGTGCCGGCTTTGCGCAGCCAGCCGGATGACATTGTCTTTTTGGTTAACCAAATTTTGATTGAGTTAGCCGAAACACAAAAAATTCCGCTGGCCAAATTCAGCACCGGTGCGTTGACTGTTTTGCGTCAATATGAATGGCCGGGCAATTTCGAGCAACTGCGTACCGTGGTGAAAAACTTGGCCTTAGAAGCCGATGGTGAAGAAGTGCAGGAGCAAGCGGCGGCGGCGGCCTTGGGACAACATGTATCATCTGCTTCGTCGGAAATGGTTGGCGGCTTTAATTTCAATATGCCGCTGCGTGAATTACGCGAAGAATTGGAACGCCGCTATTTTGAATACCATATTGCGCAAGAAGGCCAAAACATGAGCCGTGTGGCGCAAAAGGTTGGCTTGGAGCGCACGCATTTATACCGCAAATTGAAGCAGCTCGGTATCAGCGTTTCCCGCCGCAATAGCGATAAAACCGAAGACTGATCGCTCGATTTTTAAGGCCGTCTGAACATGGAAAACGTTTCAGACGGCCTTCATCTGTTTGTATTTCGTTCAATGCCTGTATAATCATTGCTGTCAAAAAAATTACTTAAATGATTATTTTAACGGCATTCAATATGATATTGAGGCCGTCTGAAACAGGATACGGGTATGAACGACAACGAACGCTTTGCATGGGTACAGCTCGCGCTGACGCCTTATGTCGGCGCGGAAAGTTTTTTGATTTTGCTGCAACATTTCGGCAGTGCAGAAGCGGCATTGGCTGCGCCGTCTGAAATCATCGCTAAATTGGTGAGGCACAAACAAGCCGTGGCTGCGTGGCAACATGCGGATAAACGCGATGCCGCCAAGGTTGCCGCCGAAGCTGCGTTAAACTGGGCGCATCAGGATGATTGCCGTTTGCTGCTGTTGCAGGACGATGATTTTCCCGATATGCTGACCGAAGGCATCACGCCGCCGCCGCTGTTATTTTTGCGCGGCAATAGCGATTTACTACACAAAGCTTCCGCCGCGGTTGTCGGCAGCCGTCATGCCACCCCGCAGGCGATGCGCATTGCCCGCGATTTCGGCATGGCGTTGAGTGAAAAAGGCATTCCGGTGGTTTCCGGTATGGCGGCCGGTATTGATACCGCTGCCCATCAAGGGGCACTGCTTTCAGACGGCGGTACCATCGCCGTGTGGGGCACGGGCATAGACCGCATTTATCCGCCGTCGAATAAACAGCTTGCCTACAAAATCGCCGAGCGCGGTCTGATTATCAGCGAGTTTCCATTGGACACGCGCCCGTATGCCGGTAATTTTCCGCGCCGCAACCGTCTGATTGCCGCTTTATCGCGTTTGACCTTGGTGGTGGAAGCGGCGGTTGAATCCGGTTCGCTGATTACCGCCAAGCTCGCCGCCGAGATGGGGCGCGAAGTGATGGCGGTGCCCGGTTCGATTGACAATCCGCACAGCAAAGGTTGCCACAAGCTGATTAAAGATGGTGCCAAACTGGTGGAAAGTTTGGAAGATATCTTACAAGAATGTCCGCAGCTATTGCAAAACACCCCATTACCATCATATTCTATATATAAGCGTCCGCAAAACGAATTCACCACTGAGTCGGAAGCCAAGCCCGAAACCGGCGCCAAACCACTTGCTGAAACCAATATCAGGCCGTCTGAAAAGGAGAGGCCGTCTGAAAACCAAAACACGGCAGACGGCACTTTATTAAACGCCATGGGTTACGATGCCGTTCATCCCGATACCTTGGCCGAGTTGCTGAATTGGCCGGCGGTCGATGTTTACGCCCAATTGCTGGAATACGAGCTGGAAGGCATGATTGCCCCGCTGGCCGGCGGACGCTACCAACGGATTAAAACATAACACTTAAGGAACACGCATGGCTGAAGTCATTGCTTTTTTAATCGAACATTTTCAGGATTTTGATGCTTGCCCGCCGCCGGAAGATTTGGGACAACTGCTCGAAGATGCCGGTTTTGACGCGATGGAAATCGGCAATACCCTGATGATGATGGAAGTGTTGCTCAACAGTTCCGAATTCGCCATCGAGCCGATCGACGGCACGGCCTTGCGCGTGTACAGCGTGGAAGAAGCCGATGTGTTGCCGCAAGAAGTGATGGGTTTGCTGCATTATTTGATTGCCGAGCGCGCGATGACCTACGAGCAGCGTGAAATCGTGGTACATGCGTTGATGCACATTCCGGCGGATGAAATCACCGTCGATATTGCCAAAGTGCTCACGTTGCTGGTGTTGTGGGCACACAAGAGCGAATTGCCGGTGTTGATCGGCGATGATTTGATGGCGGCTTTAAACGGCAACGCTGTGATGCATTAATTTTTTCAGACGGCCTTGATAAACAAAAGGCCGTCTGAAATTTACAATAACAAAAGAGAGTAAAGATGGCTAAAAACCTCTTAATCGTCGAATCCCCGTCCAAGGCCAAAACCTTGAAAAAATACTTGGGCGGCGATTTTGAAATTCTGGCTTCCTACGGCCATGTGCGGGATTTGGTGCCGAAAAACGGCGCAGTCGATCCCGACAACGATTTTGCAATGAAATACCAACTGATTTCCCGCAACGCCAAACACGTCGATGCCATCGTTGCCGCCGCCAAAGAAGCGGAAAACCTCTATCTGGCAACCGACCCGGATAGGGAAGGCGAAGCCATTTCATGGCATTTGCAGGAAATTTTGAAAAGCAAATGGGGTTTGAAAAACATTCGTCCGCAGCGGGTTGTGTTCCACGAAATCACCAAAAACGCCGTGCTGGATGCCGTTGCCCAGCCCCGTGAAATCGAAATGGACTTGGTCGATGCGCAACAGGCACGCCGTGCCCTCGATTATCTGGTCGGCTTCAACCTCTCGCCCCTGTTGTGGAAAAAAATCCGCCGAGGGCTGAGTGCCGGACGGGTGCAAAGCCCCGCCTTGCGCCTGATTTGCGAACGTGAAAACGAAATCCGTGCCTTTGAAGCGCAGGAATATTGGACGCTGCATCTCGACAGCCACAAAGGACGCAGCAAATTCACCGCCAAGCTCGTTCAATATCGGGGCGAAAAACTCGAACAGTTCGCCTTGCCTGACGAAGCCGCACAAGCCGCCGTATTGCAGGCATTGCAGGGCAAAGATGCCGTAGTCGGCGGGGTGGAAAAGAAAAAACGCAGCCGTAACCCCGCCGCACCGTTCACCACCTCCACCATGCAGCAGGATGCCGTGCGCAAACTCGGCATGACCACCGACCGCACCATGCGCACCGCTCAGCAGCTTTACGAAGGTATCGACGTAGGGCAGGGCGCAATCGGTCTGATTACCTATATGCGTACCGACAGCGTGAATCTGGCGGACGAAGCCGTTACCGAAATCCGCCACTACATCGAAAACAAAATCGGCAAAGACTATCTGCCAAGTTCGGCGAAGCAGTACAAAACCAAATCCAAAAACGCCCAAGAAGCCCACGAAGCGATCCGCCCGACTTCTGTGTACCGCACGCCCGAAAGCGTCAAACCCTTCCTGACCGCCGACCAGTTCAAACTCTACCAAATGATTTGGCAGCGTACCGTTGCCTGTCAAATGTCGCCGGCAAAATTCGACCAAACCACCGTCGATATTTGCGTCGGCGAAGGCGTATTCCGTGTCAGCGGCCAAGTGCAGACTTTTGCCGGCTTTTTGAGCGTGTACGAAGAAAGCAGCGACGACGAGAGCGAAGAAAACAAAAAACTGCCCGAAATGGCAGAGGGCGACAAATTGCCGGTGGACAATCTTTACGGCGAACAACACTTCACCACCCCGCCGCCCCGCTTCAACGAAGCCACACTGGTCAAAGCCCTCGAAGAATACGGCATTGGCCGCCCCTCGACCTATGCCAGTATTATTTCCACGCTCAAAGACCGCGAATACGTTACCCTTGAGCAAAAACGCTTCATGCCCACCGACACCGGCGACATCGTCAATAAATTCCTGACCGAACATTTCGCCCAATACGTCGATTACCACTTCACCGCCAAACTCGAAGACCAACTTGACGAAATCGCCACCGGCAAACGCCGCTGGGTGCCGGTGATGGACAAATTCTGGAAAGGCTTCAGCAAACAGGTTGAAGAAAAAGAAGGCATCGAACGCGCCAAATTCACCACGCAGGAATTAGACGAAGACTGCCCGAAATGCGGCCAACACAAGCTGCAAATCAAATTCGGACGCAACGGCCGCTTCGTTGCCTGCGCCGGCTACCCCGAATGCAGCTACACCCGCAACGTCAACGAAACCGCCGAAGAAGCCGCCGAACGGGTCGCTAAAGAAGCCGCCGAACAAGCCGAACTCGAAGGACGGGAATGCCCGAAATGCGGCGGACAGCTTGTTTACAAATACAGCCGCACCGGCAGCAAATTCATCGGCTGCGCCAACTACCCCAGATGCAAACACATCGAACCGCTGGAAAAACCCAAAGACACCGGCGTTCAATGTCCGCAATGCAAAAAAGGCAACCTTGTCGAGCGCAAATCCCGTTACGGCAAACTCTTTTACAGTTGCAGCACCTATCCCGACTGCAACTACGCCACTTGGAACCCGCCCGTTGCCGAAGAATGCCCGAAATGCCATTGGCCGGTATTGACCATCAAAACCACCAAACGCTGGGGCGTAGAAAAAGTCTGCCCGCAAAAAGAATGCGGCTGGAAAGAACAAATCGAACCGCCCGCACCTAAGGGCAGCAGCGAGGAATAAACGCTGAAACAAAGGCCGTCTGAAAATCAGGTTTTCAGACGGCCTTATGCAGATAAATCTTATGAATAATAAGTATGTTAGCTACTCCAAAGTGATGTAACGTACCGATTAGTGGACTTATCTATTTTGCAGTACCCCCCAACATCTATAAACTTGTGCAATATTTAGTATGTTTTCATCATATTCTGCATGATTGGATTATTTCAGCACTTCAATTTGAGTGGCAAGCTTTTGTTTCTACCCATTCAATCATTGAGTTAGGAACAATTGAATCCCATTGGTTAGAACCGGGATAGGATTGGAAAACAGAGCCGTCAGGTTTATAGTGGATACTGTTACCCGATACATAGGAGCCAGCACAATCAAGACGGAATTGCTGCATGACGTATGCAGATACATAGTGGCATAGTCCGTAACCATCGGGGTTATCACAAATATCTTTACCAACTTCTTCCGGTGGGTTAGTAATTTTTACCCATACCACTCGACTATCCCCTTGCTGTTAATTTCTAATAACTGACCAAGTGCTATTACCACCGTGAGCAGTAGAAATAATGCATAGAGTTAATGCAATAGTAGAAAGTGATTTCTTGAGGAAAGTCATATGATTGTTCCTTTTAAATTATAGAAATGAAAAGCCTATTCTCAGGTGTGATGAATAGAACATCTAGAATAAATAATATCTATTATTCTAATGATTTTTACTTGCCTAACCAGCCAGCAAAAGTTTAAAATCTGTCCTTAAAATTCAACCGGCTATACAGAAAGTTCAACTATGGAAACCCACGATAAAATCCGCCTGATGCGCGAATTGCGCCAATGGTCGCAGGAAGATGTGGCTGAAAAATTGGAAATGTCGGCAGGCGGTTATGCCAAAATCGAGCGGGGTGAAACGCAGTTGAGTTTGCCCCGTTTGGAGCAGTTGGCGGCGGTATTCCGTGTTGATGTGTGGGATTTGCTGAAGTCGGGTAAAGGTGGTTTGATTCTTCAAATTACAGAAAATATTGATAACAGTGAGTTTTCAGTTTGTGCCGGCAATAATGCTGCCGAAATTGAATTATTAAAAGCTAAGTTGAAATATACTCAAGAACTGCTGGTGCAAAAAGACCGTGAAATCGAGCTGTTGCGCAAAATTGCGGGCATGATGGAATCGCAGCAGTCCGAATAGGCCGTCTGAAAATCCTTTGATTGCAGCATTTTTCCGTTATAATGGCCGTATCTGAAATTTTATGTAGAGGCCGTCTGAAAATCAGTTTTTGCTGTGCAGAAACCTTATTTTCAGACGGCCTCTTTAATGGATTATGGCGGCGCAGAAACACAATACGAAACATAGCAACCAAGTGCGCATTATCGGCGGTACGCATCGGGGCAGGAAGCTGGCGTTCCGTTCGGCAGACGGGTTGCGGCCGACACCGGATATGGTGCGTGAAAAGCTGTTTAACTGGTTGGGGCAGGATTTGACCGGTAAAACGGTGTTGGATTTGTTTGCCGGCAGCGGCGCGTTGGGGCTGGAAGCCGCTTCACGCCATGCCAAGCGGGTGGTGTTGGTGGATAATCACCGCCAAACGCTGCAATCTCTACAACAAAACGCGCATGAGTTGGGCTTGGCGCAAGTGGAAACTGTTTTTTCAGACGGCCTGAGTTTTCTGAAAAATCAAAGCGGACAGTTTGATGTGGTTTTTCTGGATCCGCCGTTTGCGTGGCAGCAATGGGGCGACTTGTTTGTTTTGCTGCAAAGCCGTTTGAAAAACAACGCAATGGTCTATGTCGAAGCAGGACTATTGCCGGCAAAACCGGAATGGTTGGTGCAATATCGCGACGGTAAATCCGGAATGAGCTGCTTTCAATTGTTGCATTTCGTGCAAGTAGCTGAATAGTATAGGATTTGAGAATCATTACCAGGGTGTAAACATTCTTTGCATATGCGTTTTTTCGAATAGTTTATGCTATAATCCGCGCTCATCGGTTTTGAAATTGAATAAAAAGGAAACGAAAATGTCGCTCTTTATTACAGATGAGTGCATTAACTGCGACGTATGCGAGCCTGAGTGCCCGAATGACGCCATTTCTCAAGGCGAGGAAATTTACGAAATCAATCCGAATCTGTGTACGCAATGCGTCGGCCACTATGACGAACCGCAATGTCAGCAAGTGTGTCCGGTCGACTGTATTTTGATTGATGAAGAACATCCGGAAACGCATGATGAGCTGATGGCGAAATACGAAAAAATCATTCAGTTTAAGTAATTTTTTCATATAATCATATTGTTGCAATATTTTTAGGAAAATATCGAAAATATTGCTTGACTTGGTAAAGAGAAATAAATAGACTAGCGTTCTCTTTTGGAGGGGTTCCCGAGCGGTCAAAGGGGGCAGACTGTAAATCTGTTGCGCGAGCTTCGAAGGTTCGAATCCTTCTCCCTCCACCAAAATCTTACTTGGAGCAAAGAAGTAAGTGTATGCGGGTGTAGCTCAATGGTAGAGCAGAAGCCTTCCAAGCTTACGGTGAGGGTTCGATTCCCTTCACCCGCTCCAATGGACAAATTAGCCCATGTAGCTCAGGGGTAGAGCACTCCCTTGGTAAGGGAGAGGCCGGCAGTTCAAATCTGCCCATGGGCACCATCTCATTATTATTTACCCGTATTTTTATTTAATTGAACGCTTAGAATAGGATTTATTGCCATGGCTAAGGAAAAATTCGAACGTAGCAAACCGCACGTAAACGTTGGCACCATCGGTCACGTTGACCATGGTAAAACCACTCTGACTGCAGCACTGACTACCATTTTGGCTAAAAAATTCGGTGGCGCAGCAAAAGCTTATGACCAAATCGACAACGCGCCGGAAGAAAAAGCCCGCGGTATTACCATTAACACCTCTCACGTAGAATACGAAACCGAAACCCGCCACTACGCACACGTAGACTGTCCGGGCCACGCCGACTACGTTAAAAACATGATTACCGGCGCAGCACAAATGGATGGCGCGATTTTGGTGGTGTCTGCCGCTGACGGCCCTATGCCGCAAACCCGTGAGCACATCTTGTTGGGTCGCCAAGTAGGTGTACCATACATCTTGGTGTTCATGAACAAATGCGACATGGTTGATGATGCTGAATTGTTGGAATTGGTTGAAATGGAAATCCGTGACTTGCTGTCAAGCTACGACTTCCCGGGTGATGACTGCCCAATCATCCAAGGTTCTGCACTGAAAGCCTTGGAAGGCGATGCCGCTTACGAAGAAAAAATCTTCGAACTGGCCGCTGCATTGGATAGCTACATCCCAACTCCGGAACGAGCAGTTGACAAACCATTCCTGCTGCCGATTGAAGACGTATTCTCAATCTCCGGCCGCGGTACAGTAGTAACCGGTCGTGTAGAGCGCGGTATCATCCACGTGGGCGACGAGATCGAAATCGTAGGTCTGAAAGACACAGCCAAAACCACTTGTACCGGCGTTGAAATGTTCCGCAAACTGCTGGACGAAGGTCAAGCAGGCGACAACGTAGGCGTATTGCTGCGCGGTACCAAACGTGAAGAAGTTGAACGTGGTCAAGTATTGGCTAAACCAGGCTCAATCACACCACACACCAAATTCAAAGCCGAAGTGTACGTATTGAGCAAAGAAGAAGGCGGTCGTCACACCCCATTCTTCGCCAACTACCGCCCACAATTCTACTTCCGTACAACCGACGTAACCGGTGCGGTTACTCTGGAAGAAGGCGTGGAAATGGTAATGCCGGGTGAAAACGTAACCATCAGCGTAGAACTGATTGCACCGATTGCTATGGAAGAAGGCTTGCGCTTTGCAATCCGTGAAGGCGGCCGTACCGTAGGTGCCGGCGTTGTTTCTTCTATCATTGCTTAAGTTTTAGAAGGCCAGTAGCTCAATTGGTAGAGTATCGGTCTCCAAAACCGAGGGTTGGGGGTTCGAGACCCTCCTGGCCTGCCAAATAAAAAATTAACCGGCCTTAGTGCCGGTTAATTTTTTTTGCTATTTTATTTTTATTGGTTGATTTGTTTTAACCATTGCATGACGGTGAGCAGTATCAATATGTACTGCACATGCTGTA is a window of Neisseria yangbaofengii DNA encoding:
- the dprA gene encoding DNA-processing protein DprA, with translation MNDNERFAWVQLALTPYVGAESFLILLQHFGSAEAALAAPSEIIAKLVRHKQAVAAWQHADKRDAAKVAAEAALNWAHQDDCRLLLLQDDDFPDMLTEGITPPPLLFLRGNSDLLHKASAAVVGSRHATPQAMRIARDFGMALSEKGIPVVSGMAAGIDTAAHQGALLSDGGTIAVWGTGIDRIYPPSNKQLAYKIAERGLIISEFPLDTRPYAGNFPRRNRLIAALSRLTLVVEAAVESGSLITAKLAAEMGREVMAVPGSIDNPHSKGCHKLIKDGAKLVESLEDILQECPQLLQNTPLPSYSIYKRPQNEFTTESEAKPETGAKPLAETNIRPSEKERPSENQNTADGTLLNAMGYDAVHPDTLAELLNWPAVDVYAQLLEYELEGMIAPLAGGRYQRIKT
- a CDS encoding sensor histidine kinase; this translates as MRRFLLIAVLLAVALLYGLTVATGSSSRIADYFWWIIVLCGLLMLVLSAVLVRYVLLLMRDSKNGVFGSQIARRLSGMFTLVAVLPSVFLFGISAQFINGTINSWFGNDTEEALERSLNLSKSALDLAVDNAVSNATPIQIDLISASSLGNDLGNALAAASNADDFTQLALYNLSQDRFEKVINPQNLNQPKIDKAGQEQLQQAGSLRSLENIGNMLYAQGWLSIGDYNNQEYAFFFRQPIPQNVAQDATLIESARAKYAELSYAKQGLQTFFLVTLLVAALLAIFLALVMALYFARRFVEPILSLAEGARAVAQGDFSQKRPVYRNDEFGRLTHLFNHMTQQLAIAKDVDERSRLQQEAARHYLECVLESLTTGVITLDAEGRLKTFNKSAEHILGVSLVPLWGSNWHDWRGRSPQQTLLADVFAAIEATAGTNKPVQVEYAAPDDARILLGKATLLPEDNDGGLVMVIDDVTLLMRAQKEAAWGEVAKRLAHEIRNPLTPIQLSAERLAWKLHDKLDGQHAQILTRSTDTIVKQVAALKEMVEAFRNYARAPSLSLEKHDLNTLVEEVLVLYEGSACTFAAKFSNIELFIRADTTAMRQVLHNIFKNAAEAAGSDPNPQVNIETALSDDGQAVLTVCNNGKSFSKEMLHNAFEPYVTDKPTGTGLGLPVVKKIIEEHGGRINLSNQTAGGACVKIVLPQLVETYAQQ
- the rsmD gene encoding 16S rRNA (guanine(966)-N(2))-methyltransferase RsmD → MAAQKHNTKHSNQVRIIGGTHRGRKLAFRSADGLRPTPDMVREKLFNWLGQDLTGKTVLDLFAGSGALGLEAASRHAKRVVLVDNHRQTLQSLQQNAHELGLAQVETVFSDGLSFLKNQSGQFDVVFLDPPFAWQQWGDLFVLLQSRLKNNAMVYVEAGLLPAKPEWLVQYRDGKSGMSCFQLLHFVQVAE
- a CDS encoding YfhL family 4Fe-4S dicluster ferredoxin is translated as MSLFITDECINCDVCEPECPNDAISQGEEIYEINPNLCTQCVGHYDEPQCQQVCPVDCILIDEEHPETHDELMAKYEKIIQFK
- a CDS encoding sigma-54-dependent transcriptional regulator; this translates as MRSSDILIVDDEVGIRDLLSEILQDEGYTVTLAENAEEARQLRHQTRPAMVLLDIWMPDCDGITLLKEWAKNGQLNMPVVMMSGHASIDTAVEATKIGALDFLEKPIALQKLLSTVDRALKHGEMQAAAGLSLDRLGNSPVIQELNQKLDAASKQSGPVLLTGEAGSPFEWVARYFHKNGTPWAEPGKVEHIVDTPLELLQKASGGILYVGDISQYSRNIQNGIVFLLGKADRYNVRIVAASSRSAEELVESATADNKLPSLLSKIIVGVPALRSQPDDIVFLVNQILIELAETQKIPLAKFSTGALTVLRQYEWPGNFEQLRTVVKNLALEADGEEVQEQAAAAALGQHVSSASSEMVGGFNFNMPLRELREELERRYFEYHIAQEGQNMSRVAQKVGLERTHLYRKLKQLGISVSRRNSDKTED
- the tuf gene encoding elongation factor Tu, with the translated sequence MAKEKFERSKPHVNVGTIGHVDHGKTTLTAALTTILAKKFGGAAKAYDQIDNAPEEKARGITINTSHVEYETETRHYAHVDCPGHADYVKNMITGAAQMDGAILVVSAADGPMPQTREHILLGRQVGVPYILVFMNKCDMVDDAELLELVEMEIRDLLSSYDFPGDDCPIIQGSALKALEGDAAYEEKIFELAAALDSYIPTPERAVDKPFLLPIEDVFSISGRGTVVTGRVERGIIHVGDEIEIVGLKDTAKTTCTGVEMFRKLLDEGQAGDNVGVLLRGTKREEVERGQVLAKPGSITPHTKFKAEVYVLSKEEGGRHTPFFANYRPQFYFRTTDVTGAVTLEEGVEMVMPGENVTISVELIAPIAMEEGLRFAIREGGRTVGAGVVSSIIA
- the topA gene encoding type I DNA topoisomerase — its product is MAKNLLIVESPSKAKTLKKYLGGDFEILASYGHVRDLVPKNGAVDPDNDFAMKYQLISRNAKHVDAIVAAAKEAENLYLATDPDREGEAISWHLQEILKSKWGLKNIRPQRVVFHEITKNAVLDAVAQPREIEMDLVDAQQARRALDYLVGFNLSPLLWKKIRRGLSAGRVQSPALRLICERENEIRAFEAQEYWTLHLDSHKGRSKFTAKLVQYRGEKLEQFALPDEAAQAAVLQALQGKDAVVGGVEKKKRSRNPAAPFTTSTMQQDAVRKLGMTTDRTMRTAQQLYEGIDVGQGAIGLITYMRTDSVNLADEAVTEIRHYIENKIGKDYLPSSAKQYKTKSKNAQEAHEAIRPTSVYRTPESVKPFLTADQFKLYQMIWQRTVACQMSPAKFDQTTVDICVGEGVFRVSGQVQTFAGFLSVYEESSDDESEENKKLPEMAEGDKLPVDNLYGEQHFTTPPPRFNEATLVKALEEYGIGRPSTYASIISTLKDREYVTLEQKRFMPTDTGDIVNKFLTEHFAQYVDYHFTAKLEDQLDEIATGKRRWVPVMDKFWKGFSKQVEEKEGIERAKFTTQELDEDCPKCGQHKLQIKFGRNGRFVACAGYPECSYTRNVNETAEEAAERVAKEAAEQAELEGRECPKCGGQLVYKYSRTGSKFIGCANYPRCKHIEPLEKPKDTGVQCPQCKKGNLVERKSRYGKLFYSCSTYPDCNYATWNPPVAEECPKCHWPVLTIKTTKRWGVEKVCPQKECGWKEQIEPPAPKGSSEE
- a CDS encoding helix-turn-helix domain-containing protein, whose protein sequence is METHDKIRLMRELRQWSQEDVAEKLEMSAGGYAKIERGETQLSLPRLEQLAAVFRVDVWDLLKSGKGGLILQITENIDNSEFSVCAGNNAAEIELLKAKLKYTQELLVQKDREIELLRKIAGMMESQQSE
- a CDS encoding DUF494 family protein: MAEVIAFLIEHFQDFDACPPPEDLGQLLEDAGFDAMEIGNTLMMMEVLLNSSEFAIEPIDGTALRVYSVEEADVLPQEVMGLLHYLIAERAMTYEQREIVVHALMHIPADEITVDIAKVLTLLVLWAHKSELPVLIGDDLMAALNGNAVMH